A stretch of Ipomoea triloba cultivar NCNSP0323 chromosome 13, ASM357664v1 DNA encodes these proteins:
- the LOC116002991 gene encoding cytosolic sulfotransferase 12-like, whose amino-acid sequence MAAPSDSKTSNSFMHQFLQENSYPEELRESIISLPKEEGWLAPHIYNYKGFWFDPQFLYGALRCQQHFQAQHSDIILCTLPKCGTTWLKALVFALTTRKQFPVSQLETHPLLTTSPQDLIRNMEFCYARQNSSPDFPTMNNRLMSTHLPLELLPKSVGESKCKLIYLCRNQKDTVVSFWHFINKVRVELHGQEAIPFPEAFDRYCRGASSFGPFWDHMLGYWKESLESPRKVLFLKYEEIKEEPEVHLRRMAAFLECPFSEEEEESGVVGGISRLCSFESLSNLEVNKTGKSSHRPNNVYFRKGKVGDWRNHLTDEMATRLDQIVEEKFKGTGLKL is encoded by the coding sequence ATGGCTGCGCCATCTGATTCTAAAACCTCAAACTCATTTATGCATCAATTCCTCCAAGAAAATTCTTACCCTGAGGAGCTAAGAGAATCCATCATTTCACTACCCAAAGAGGAAGGTTGGCTCGCTCCTCATATTTATAACTACAAAGGGTTTTGGTTTGATCCTCAGTTCTTGTACGGtgctcttagatgccaacaacACTTCCAGGCTCAACATTCTGATATTATACTTTGTACCCTCCCTAAATGCGGCACCACTTGGTTGAAAGCTCTCGTATTTGCTTTGACCACTCGAAAACAATTCCCAGTATCACAATTAGAAACCCACCCTTTACTCACAACAAGTCCTCAGGACTTGATTCGCAACATGGAATTTTGTTATGCAAGACAAAACAGCTCCCCTGATTTCCCCACTATGAATAATAGGCTAATGTCTACGCATTTACCACTAGAATTGTTGCCCAAATCGGTCGGGGAATCAAAATGCAAGCTCATTTATCTGTGCAGAAACCAAAAGGACACGGTGGTGTCGTTTTGGCACTTCATCAATAAGGTGAGGGTTGAGCTTCATGGCCAGGAAGCTATACCGTTTCCAGAGGCATTTGATAGATATTGCAGGGGAGCAAGTAGCTTTGGGCCTTTCTGGGATCATATGTTAGGATACTGGAAGGAGAGCTTGGAGAGTCCTAGGAAGGTGTTGTTCTTGAAGTACGAGGAGATTAAGGAAGAGCCGGAGGTTCATTTGAGGCGAATGGCGGCGTTCTTGGAGTGCCCATTTTCtgaggaggaagaagagagTGGTGTAGTAGGTGGAATCTCGAGGCTTTGCAGCTTTGAAAGCTTGAGCAACTTGGAGGTTAACAAGACTGGTAAGAGCTCTCATAGGCCAAATAATGTGTATTTCAGGAAAGGTAAGGTTGGAGATTGGAGGAACCATCTAACTGATGAAATGGCCACCAGACTTGATCAAATTGTTGAAGAAAAGTTCAAAGGGACAGGGCTCAAGTTGTGA